The Pseudosulfitobacter pseudonitzschiae genome includes a region encoding these proteins:
- a CDS encoding PTS sugar transporter subunit IIA — protein MIGIVIVAHGGLAREYLAAIEHVVGSQSGVRAIAIEANHDRAEKQSEICTAADEVDDGDGVVVVTDLYGGSPSNLSLLACQPQGRRILYGANLPMLIKLAKSRHKPVGDAVRAALDAGKKYIDSQNVSAESPNHV, from the coding sequence GTGATCGGAATTGTGATTGTGGCGCATGGTGGACTGGCACGAGAGTATCTCGCTGCCATCGAGCATGTTGTCGGATCGCAGTCAGGCGTCCGCGCCATCGCGATCGAGGCCAACCATGACCGTGCCGAAAAACAATCCGAGATTTGCACGGCAGCCGATGAGGTCGATGATGGCGACGGTGTGGTTGTGGTCACCGATCTGTATGGCGGTTCCCCGTCCAACCTGTCGTTGCTGGCCTGTCAGCCACAGGGGCGCCGTATCCTTTATGGCGCAAACCTGCCGATGTTGATCAAACTGGCGAAAAGCCGTCACAAACCTGTCGGCGATGCTGTACGTGCGGCACTGGATGCTGGCAAAAAGTACATCGACAGCCAGAACGTCAGTGCAGAAAGCCCAAACCACGTATGA
- a CDS encoding SDR family oxidoreductase gives MKSILITGCSSGIGYAAAQQMRARGWRVFAACRQTEDCARLKAEGFDSPQIDYADANSIDAGLTEVLNATGGTLDALFNNGAHATPGAVEDLPTDGLRALFEANFFGWHTLTRAVIPVMRAQRHGRIVQCSSVLGFVTMPWRGAYNASKHALEGLTSTLRIEMRGSGIHICLIEPGPVTSRFRVNAVKHFERWIDWQASPHADRYKTSLMKRLYAENKGPDPFELPPEAVVKKLIHAVESPRPRPRYFVTVPTHLMGVLKRILPTRALDWVLTRA, from the coding sequence ATGAAATCCATTCTGATTACCGGATGTTCTTCGGGCATCGGCTATGCCGCCGCGCAGCAGATGCGCGCACGCGGCTGGCGCGTATTTGCCGCCTGCCGTCAGACCGAGGACTGCGCACGCCTGAAGGCCGAGGGGTTCGACAGCCCACAGATCGACTATGCCGACGCGAACAGCATCGACGCCGGACTGACCGAAGTTCTAAACGCCACAGGCGGCACGCTTGATGCTTTGTTCAACAATGGTGCCCATGCGACCCCCGGCGCAGTCGAAGATCTGCCAACCGATGGTTTGCGCGCGCTGTTCGAAGCGAATTTCTTTGGCTGGCACACCCTGACCCGCGCCGTTATTCCGGTGATGCGGGCCCAACGGCACGGCCGGATTGTGCAGTGCTCGTCTGTACTTGGCTTTGTCACCATGCCGTGGCGCGGAGCCTACAATGCGTCCAAACACGCGCTCGAAGGGCTGACCAGCACGCTGCGGATCGAAATGCGCGGCAGTGGCATCCACATCTGCCTGATCGAACCCGGCCCCGTCACCAGCCGCTTTCGCGTCAACGCTGTCAAACATTTCGAACGCTGGATCGACTGGCAGGCCTCGCCTCATGCCGACCGGTACAAGACCAGCCTGATGAAACGGCTTTACGCCGAAAACAAGGGCCCCGATCCCTTTGAACTGCCGCCCGAAGCGGTGGTGAAAAAACTGATACACGCCGTGGAAAGCCCCCGCCCGCGTCCGCGCTATTTCGTAACGGTGCCGACCCACCTGATGGGTGTGCTGAAACGGATTTTGCCGACGCGTGCGCTGGACTGGGTGCTGACCCGTGCTTAG
- a CDS encoding electron transfer flavoprotein subunit beta/FixA family protein, translated as MKVLVPVKRVIDYNVKVRVKADGSGVDLANVKMSMNPFDEIAVEQAIRLKEAGQADEIIAVSIGVKQAQETLRTALAMGADRAILVIAADDVHQDIEPLTVAKILKAIVDEEQPGLVLCGKQAIDNDMNATGQMLSALLGWSQATFASDIEISGDKAKVTREVDGGLQTIEVNMPTVVSVDLRLNEPRYASLPNIMKAKKKPLDEKTAADYGVDTAPHLEVVSTKEPEARAAGEIVADVDALVAKLKEKGVV; from the coding sequence ATGAAGGTGCTGGTGCCTGTCAAACGCGTGATCGACTATAACGTGAAAGTTCGCGTCAAAGCGGACGGATCGGGTGTTGATCTTGCAAACGTAAAAATGTCGATGAACCCGTTCGACGAGATTGCCGTCGAACAGGCGATCCGTCTGAAAGAGGCCGGTCAGGCCGATGAGATCATCGCGGTCTCCATCGGTGTGAAGCAGGCGCAGGAAACTCTGCGCACCGCTTTGGCCATGGGCGCGGACCGTGCGATCCTTGTGATTGCGGCGGACGACGTACATCAGGACATCGAACCGCTGACCGTCGCCAAGATCCTCAAGGCGATCGTCGACGAAGAGCAGCCCGGCCTTGTGCTGTGCGGCAAACAGGCGATCGACAACGACATGAACGCCACCGGCCAGATGCTGTCTGCCCTGCTGGGCTGGTCGCAGGCGACATTCGCCTCGGATATCGAGATTTCCGGCGATAAGGCCAAGGTCACACGCGAAGTCGACGGCGGTTTGCAAACGATCGAAGTCAACATGCCGACAGTTGTCTCTGTCGACCTGCGCCTGAACGAGCCGCGCTATGCGTCGCTGCCCAATATCATGAAAGCAAAGAAAAAGCCGCTGGATGAGAAAACCGCAGCCGATTACGGCGTCGACACGGCACCGCATCTGGAAGTGGTCAGCACGAAAGAGCCCGAAGCCCGCGCGGCTGGCGAAATCGTGGCCGACGTGGACGCACTGGTGGCCAAACTCAAAGAAAAGGGAGTCGTGTAA
- a CDS encoding electron transfer flavoprotein subunit alpha/FixB family protein: MAVLLLAEVTDGELAMDATAKAVTASKALGDVTVLCAGGSAAAAGEAAAKIDGVSKVLVAEDASLGHRLAESTAALIVSLADDYEHIVAPATTDAKNVMPRVAALLDVMIISDASGVIDGDTFERPIYAGNAIQTVKSKDAKKVITFRTSTFDAAGTGGSASVDTVSAAADPGLSSWVEDKVAASDRPELTSAGVVVSGGRGVGSEEDFKLIEQLADKLGAAVGASRAAVDSGYAPNDWQVGQTGKVVAPELYVAVGISGAIQHLAGMKDSKVIVAINKDEEAPIFQVADYGLVADLFTAVPELIEKL, translated from the coding sequence ATGGCTGTTCTGCTTCTTGCTGAAGTGACCGATGGCGAACTGGCGATGGACGCCACCGCCAAAGCTGTCACTGCCTCGAAGGCCTTGGGTGACGTGACCGTTCTGTGCGCGGGCGGCTCTGCCGCTGCGGCGGGCGAAGCGGCTGCCAAGATTGATGGCGTGTCCAAGGTGCTGGTCGCCGAAGATGCGTCGCTGGGTCACCGCCTTGCGGAATCGACAGCTGCGCTGATCGTGTCGCTGGCAGATGACTACGAGCACATCGTAGCCCCCGCCACCACCGACGCCAAAAACGTGATGCCCCGCGTTGCGGCCTTGCTTGACGTAATGATCATCTCGGACGCCTCGGGCGTTATTGATGGCGACACATTCGAACGCCCGATCTATGCGGGCAACGCGATCCAGACCGTCAAATCCAAAGACGCCAAAAAGGTCATCACCTTCCGCACGTCGACATTTGATGCGGCTGGAACCGGCGGTTCGGCTTCGGTTGACACCGTGTCGGCAGCAGCCGATCCCGGTCTGTCGTCGTGGGTCGAAGACAAAGTCGCAGCCAGCGACCGTCCTGAACTGACATCGGCTGGCGTTGTTGTCTCGGGTGGCCGCGGTGTTGGCTCGGAAGAAGACTTTAAACTGATCGAGCAACTGGCCGACAAACTGGGCGCCGCCGTTGGCGCATCGCGTGCAGCGGTTGACAGTGGCTATGCCCCGAACGACTGGCAGGTTGGCCAGACCGGCAAGGTTGTGGCTCCTGAACTTTATGTCGCGGTTGGTATCTCGGGTGCGATCCAGCACCTTGCGGGCATGAAAGACTCCAAGGTGATCGTTGCGATCAACAAGGACGAAGAAGCCCCTATCTTCCAGGTTGCCGATTATGGCCTGGTGGCCGACCTGTTCACGGCTGTGCCGGAACTGATCGAAAAACTGTAA
- a CDS encoding lysophospholipid acyltransferase family protein produces MTKGDTDVVDSSQSVAGLTQTQEETVTFTKYDRRSLSYASTFDDPWKARFIRLIEAFTGKLTILRLIRKFERRGAPQGQAFWRACLDVMGIELTTPQYQLDRIPKEGPVIVVANHPHGMVDGMIFGDLIGRVRPDYRILTRSLLTAIDEVAGSFMIPVPFPHDPDAQRKGVEMRAKAMKHLKEGGVVALFPSGQVAASEDYWGPAIEAEWNVFTAALIRRSGATVVPMKFPGQNSRAYHIANKLSPMLRQGLLLHEIVHSLNKPQGPIVGDPLPAADVKAWADDPRGFMAWLREHTLNLKA; encoded by the coding sequence ATGACAAAGGGTGACACAGACGTGGTTGACAGCTCGCAGAGCGTAGCAGGCCTGACGCAGACGCAGGAAGAAACGGTCACGTTCACCAAATATGACCGCCGTAGCCTGTCTTATGCTTCGACCTTCGATGACCCGTGGAAAGCGCGCTTTATCCGTTTGATAGAGGCCTTCACCGGCAAGTTGACTATCCTGCGTCTGATCCGCAAATTCGAACGCCGTGGCGCACCGCAGGGTCAGGCGTTCTGGCGTGCTTGTCTGGACGTGATGGGGATCGAACTGACAACGCCGCAGTATCAGTTAGACCGGATCCCCAAAGAGGGTCCGGTGATCGTGGTGGCGAACCATCCGCACGGCATGGTTGACGGCATGATCTTTGGCGATCTGATTGGCCGCGTGCGCCCCGATTACCGCATTCTGACCCGCTCGTTGCTGACCGCTATCGACGAAGTTGCGGGCAGCTTCATGATCCCCGTGCCCTTCCCGCACGACCCCGACGCACAGCGCAAGGGCGTAGAGATGCGCGCCAAGGCGATGAAACATCTCAAGGAGGGCGGCGTCGTGGCGCTGTTCCCCTCAGGGCAGGTTGCCGCGTCCGAGGATTATTGGGGCCCCGCAATCGAGGCGGAGTGGAACGTTTTCACAGCTGCGCTGATCCGCAGGTCTGGCGCCACTGTCGTGCCGATGAAATTCCCCGGTCAGAACAGCCGTGCCTACCATATTGCCAACAAGCTTTCGCCTATGCTGCGTCAGGGCTTGTTATTGCACGAGATCGTCCATTCGCTGAACAAACCCCAAGGCCCCATTGTCGGTGACCCACTGCCTGCGGCAGACGTTAAGGCATGGGCCGACGACCCGCGCGGCTTTATGGCGTGGCTGCGCGAACATACCCTCAACCTCAAGGCCTGA
- the rapZ gene encoding RNase adapter RapZ, whose product MNPTEPTHRRLVLITGPSGAGRSSAIRALEDLGFEVIDNMPLRLIRALLDDPSSTRPLALGIDPRTRDFSVNAVMDAIGQIAAIPGLVPELLYLDCDTNVLLRRFSETRRRHPLADGDRPEAGIAREMEMLGPLRARADVLIDTSQLNVHQLRAAVEEWFAPGEQGHLSVSVESFSYKRGLPRSVDMVFDCRFLKNPYWEPSLRAANGTEKVVQDHIATDSRYAEFVAKTTDLALWLLPAFAEEGKSHLSIAFGCTGGQHRSVAMAETCAVALAKAGWQVSIRHRELDRRKKDGAE is encoded by the coding sequence ATGAACCCGACAGAACCCACACACCGCCGCCTTGTGCTGATCACCGGACCGTCTGGGGCCGGGCGGTCCAGTGCGATCCGTGCGCTTGAGGATCTGGGGTTCGAAGTGATCGACAACATGCCCCTGCGTTTGATCCGCGCCCTGCTGGATGATCCGTCCAGCACGCGGCCACTGGCCTTGGGCATTGACCCGCGGACGCGCGACTTTTCCGTGAATGCGGTGATGGACGCCATCGGCCAGATCGCGGCCATTCCGGGTCTGGTGCCGGAACTACTCTATCTCGATTGCGATACCAATGTGCTTTTGCGCCGGTTCTCGGAAACGCGCCGCAGGCATCCGTTGGCCGATGGTGACCGCCCCGAGGCAGGCATCGCCCGTGAGATGGAGATGCTGGGCCCGCTGCGCGCCCGTGCCGACGTCCTGATCGACACCTCGCAACTGAACGTCCACCAGTTGCGTGCTGCGGTCGAAGAATGGTTTGCCCCCGGCGAGCAGGGGCACCTGTCGGTCTCGGTCGAGAGCTTCTCCTATAAACGTGGCCTGCCGCGCAGTGTCGATATGGTGTTCGATTGCCGGTTCTTGAAAAACCCCTATTGGGAGCCGTCCCTGCGTGCCGCCAATGGCACCGAAAAGGTGGTGCAGGATCATATCGCGACAGATTCGCGCTATGCGGAATTTGTCGCGAAAACCACAGATCTCGCGTTATGGTTGTTGCCAGCCTTCGCGGAAGAAGGGAAATCGCACCTGTCGATTGCATTTGGGTGTACTGGCGGGCAACATCGGTCGGTTGCCATGGCGGAAACCTGTGCTGTGGCCCTTGCGAAGGCAGGCTGGCAGGTGTCAATTAGGCATCGCGAATTGGACCGCCGGAAAAAGGACGGGGCAGAGTGA
- a CDS encoding 3-hydroxybutyryl-CoA dehydrogenase, with protein MDIKTVGIVGAGQMGNGIAHVMALAGYDVTMTDISDDALKTAIALIDSNMERQVSREKISAETKAEAMARITTTVTLTDLGPSDLIIEAATERETVKQAIFEDLLPHLKPHTILTSNTSSISITRLASRTDRPEKFMGFHFMNPVPVMQLVELIRGIATDAETYDACKKVVDKLGKTAASAEDFPAFIVNRILMPMINEAVYTLYEGVGSVQSIDSSMKLGANHPMGPLELADFIGLDTCLAIMNVLHDGLADTKYRPCPLLTKYVEAGWLGRKTERGFYDYRGETPVPTR; from the coding sequence ATGGACATCAAAACGGTCGGAATTGTGGGCGCGGGTCAAATGGGCAACGGGATTGCCCATGTTATGGCGCTCGCGGGCTATGACGTGACAATGACAGACATCAGCGATGACGCGCTGAAAACCGCCATCGCGCTGATTGACAGCAACATGGAACGGCAGGTCAGCCGCGAAAAAATCAGCGCCGAGACCAAGGCTGAAGCCATGGCGCGGATCACCACAACCGTGACGCTGACAGATCTGGGCCCCAGCGATCTGATCATCGAGGCCGCGACGGAACGTGAAACCGTCAAGCAGGCAATCTTCGAAGATCTGCTGCCACACCTGAAACCGCACACCATTTTGACGTCGAACACATCGTCGATCTCGATCACCCGCCTTGCCAGCCGCACGGACCGGCCCGAAAAGTTCATGGGGTTCCACTTCATGAACCCTGTGCCGGTGATGCAACTGGTCGAACTGATCCGCGGAATCGCCACCGACGCAGAGACCTATGATGCGTGCAAAAAGGTCGTGGACAAACTGGGCAAGACCGCCGCCAGTGCCGAAGATTTCCCCGCCTTTATTGTCAACCGCATCCTGATGCCGATGATCAACGAGGCGGTCTATACCCTTTACGAAGGTGTCGGCAGTGTGCAGTCGATCGACAGTTCGATGAAGCTGGGTGCCAACCACCCGATGGGTCCGCTGGAGTTGGCCGATTTTATCGGTTTGGATACCTGTCTTGCGATTATGAACGTATTGCATGACGGCTTGGCAGATACCAAATACCGCCCCTGCCCGTTGCTGACCAAATATGTCGAAGCCGGTTGGCTGGGGCGCAAGACCGAACGTGGGTTCTACGATTATCGCGGCGAGACACCTGTTCCCACACGCTAG
- a CDS encoding cob(I)yrinic acid a,c-diamide adenosyltransferase — MVVLNKIYTRTGDKGETALGDGTRVVKYAARVNAYGTSDELNAFVGVARLEATGATDDALARIQNDLFDLGADLCRPDMESDAKADYPPLRMIDAQVDRLEAEIDVMNAELEPLRSFVLPGGAALAAHLHVCRTVSRRAERLAVELATLEPVNPSAIRYLNRLSDWFFVASRIANNSGKDDVLWVPGANR; from the coding sequence ATGGTTGTACTGAACAAGATTTACACCCGCACCGGCGACAAGGGCGAAACCGCATTGGGTGACGGCACGCGGGTGGTGAAATACGCCGCGCGGGTCAACGCCTATGGCACCTCGGACGAGTTGAACGCATTTGTCGGCGTCGCACGGCTTGAGGCGACGGGCGCCACGGACGACGCGCTTGCGCGCATTCAGAATGATCTGTTCGATCTGGGGGCCGACCTGTGCCGCCCCGACATGGAAAGCGACGCCAAAGCCGACTACCCCCCCCTGCGTATGATCGACGCACAGGTGGACCGGCTGGAAGCCGAGATCGACGTGATGAATGCCGAGCTTGAGCCGCTGCGCAGTTTTGTATTGCCCGGTGGTGCCGCGCTGGCGGCCCATCTGCACGTTTGCCGTACCGTTTCGCGCCGCGCCGAACGTCTGGCGGTGGAACTTGCCACACTGGAACCCGTTAACCCGTCAGCAATTAGATACCTCAACCGGCTTAGCGACTGGTTCTTTGTCGCCTCGCGCATCGCCAACAACAGTGGCAAGGATGATGTGTTGTGGGTGCCCGGCGCGAACCGCTGA
- a CDS encoding twin transmembrane helix small protein, giving the protein MTSDPMFILILLACAAVVLVLITGLGGFAKGDGWASKNSNKLMRMRIMAQFAAVVLIVIAILWRKSGG; this is encoded by the coding sequence ATGACCTCTGATCCTATGTTTATCTTGATCCTGCTGGCCTGCGCGGCTGTCGTTCTGGTGCTGATCACCGGACTGGGCGGCTTTGCCAAAGGGGACGGATGGGCATCAAAAAACTCGAACAAACTGATGCGAATGCGGATCATGGCGCAGTTTGCCGCCGTGGTTCTGATTGTAATTGCCATTCTGTGGCGCAAGTCCGGAGGCTGA
- a CDS encoding HPr family phosphocarrier protein — MTKCTLKIVNEKGLHARASAKLVEVVEAFDAQAEVAKDGMSASGDSIMGLLMLAASKGTFIDVETSGPDAEALAEALTALVADKFGEGA; from the coding sequence ATGACCAAATGCACTTTGAAGATCGTCAACGAAAAGGGACTGCATGCACGTGCCTCGGCCAAGCTGGTCGAAGTTGTTGAGGCATTTGACGCGCAGGCCGAAGTGGCCAAGGACGGAATGTCGGCTTCAGGGGACAGCATTATGGGTCTTTTGATGTTGGCAGCCTCCAAAGGAACCTTTATTGACGTTGAAACCTCTGGGCCGGACGCCGAGGCGCTCGCAGAAGCGCTGACTGCACTGGTCGCGGACAAGTTCGGCGAAGGCGCCTGA
- a CDS encoding response regulator transcription factor — protein MSKIALVDDDRNILTSVSMTLEAEGFEVETYNDGQAALDAFNKGLPDMAVLDIKMPRMDGMDLLQRLRQKTSMPVIFLTSKDDEIDEVLGLRMGADDYVKKPFSQRLLVERIRALLRRQDAVATNEVGDTEETKVMERGELRMDPLRHSVSWKGNDVSLTVTEFLLLQALAQRPGFVKSRDQLMDVAYDDQVYVDDRTIDSHIKRLRKKMRTADDSFSAIETLYGIGYRYNEE, from the coding sequence ATGTCAAAGATTGCACTGGTGGACGACGACAGAAATATCCTGACGTCTGTTTCGATGACCCTCGAGGCCGAAGGCTTTGAGGTGGAAACTTATAATGACGGGCAGGCGGCTTTGGATGCCTTTAACAAGGGGCTGCCGGATATGGCGGTTCTGGACATCAAGATGCCGCGCATGGACGGTATGGACCTGTTGCAGCGGTTGCGTCAGAAAACCTCGATGCCGGTGATCTTCCTGACCTCCAAGGACGACGAGATCGACGAAGTCTTGGGCCTGCGCATGGGCGCTGACGATTATGTTAAGAAACCTTTCAGTCAGCGTTTGCTGGTGGAACGCATCCGCGCGCTGTTGCGTCGGCAGGATGCCGTCGCCACCAACGAAGTGGGCGACACCGAAGAGACCAAAGTGATGGAGCGCGGCGAACTGCGTATGGATCCGCTGCGCCATTCGGTCAGTTGGAAGGGCAACGATGTGTCCCTGACCGTCACCGAGTTCTTGCTGCTGCAAGCGCTGGCCCAACGGCCGGGTTTCGTAAAATCGCGCGACCAGTTGATGGACGTGGCCTATGATGATCAGGTCTATGTGGATGACCGGACCATCGACAGCCACATCAAGCGTTTGCGTAAAAAGATGCGCACAGCTGACGATTCCTTCTCGGCGATTGAGACGCTGTACGGGATCGGTTATCGTTATAACGAAGAGTGA
- a CDS encoding DUF6473 family protein, protein MTYDAVGQGSLDYLPCRYGTSKVLFRGPRKSLKKPYIAFFGGTETYGKFVAKPFPDLVEEQIGMTCVNLGCTNAGIEVFASDSYLTEIGAGAKVTVLQVLSAQNMSNRFYSVHPRRNDRFLKPSGLLEAIFRDVDFAEFNFNKHMLTHLNAVSPERFRTVREELQIAWVGRMRHLLGRIPGKTVLLWFGEADPDNRDNGMTHDPWLITREMIETLRNEVTEMVEVQASEHARSQGTIGMVFSEMERPAAQTMLGPVAHQEAAAALVPVLGKLVGHMV, encoded by the coding sequence ATGACCTATGATGCTGTGGGCCAAGGGTCCCTTGACTATCTTCCGTGCCGGTACGGCACATCCAAGGTGCTGTTTCGGGGGCCACGAAAGTCACTGAAAAAACCGTATATCGCATTTTTTGGCGGGACTGAAACCTACGGGAAATTTGTGGCCAAGCCGTTTCCGGATCTGGTCGAGGAACAAATCGGGATGACCTGTGTGAATCTGGGTTGCACCAACGCGGGGATCGAGGTGTTTGCATCGGATTCGTATCTGACGGAAATCGGGGCAGGGGCAAAAGTGACCGTCCTTCAGGTGCTGAGCGCACAAAATATGTCGAACCGGTTCTATTCGGTGCACCCGCGCCGCAATGACAGGTTCCTCAAGCCGTCTGGCCTGTTGGAGGCGATCTTTCGCGATGTTGATTTTGCCGAGTTCAATTTCAACAAGCATATGCTGACCCATTTGAATGCCGTGTCTCCCGAACGGTTCCGTACTGTTCGGGAAGAACTGCAAATCGCATGGGTCGGGCGGATGCGCCACTTGTTGGGCCGTATTCCGGGCAAGACTGTTTTGTTGTGGTTCGGAGAAGCTGACCCCGACAACCGCGACAACGGGATGACCCACGATCCGTGGTTGATCACCCGCGAAATGATCGAAACCTTGCGCAACGAGGTGACCGAAATGGTTGAGGTTCAAGCCTCGGAACATGCCCGTAGCCAAGGCACGATTGGCATGGTGTTTTCCGAAATGGAACGACCGGCGGCGCAGACCATGCTGGGCCCCGTGGCACATCAAGAGGCGGCAGCCGCGTTGGTTCCGGTGCTTGGAAAGCTGGTGGGGCACATGGTTTGA
- a CDS encoding HPr kinase/phosphorylase: protein MSTAADPVTIHATTVAVQGRAVVITGASGAGKSSLALRLLALGAVLVADDRTVLRRDSDQIIAEVPDTLRGMIEARGVGILNATAAGPTPVVLVVDLDQTETRRLPRPHHYKLLDVAVPCLHKCDTLAWPAAIVQYLKGGAAQI from the coding sequence ATGTCGACCGCTGCGGACCCGGTCACGATCCACGCAACGACAGTGGCAGTACAAGGCCGCGCCGTCGTGATCACCGGCGCATCAGGTGCGGGCAAGTCTTCACTGGCGCTGCGTCTTCTGGCGTTGGGCGCGGTGCTTGTGGCTGACGACCGCACTGTCTTACGCCGCGATTCTGACCAGATCATCGCTGAGGTCCCTGACACTCTGCGCGGAATGATCGAAGCTCGTGGGGTGGGCATTCTGAACGCCACCGCAGCTGGGCCGACCCCTGTTGTGCTGGTGGTTGATCTGGACCAAACCGAAACCCGCCGCTTACCCCGGCCACATCACTACAAGCTGCTGGATGTCGCAGTGCCCTGCCTTCACAAGTGCGATACTTTGGCTTGGCCCGCTGCGATCGTGCAGTATCTTAAGGGCGGAGCCGCTCAGATATGA
- a CDS encoding sensor histidine kinase, with protein sequence MALAERDFLRDIAQPPSRDGDVVLGDDWVAPDRSETGKEIRANRARRGLLSLRASPLTRKIITFNLIALNVLVAGILYLNSSRDSLAVQRATSMVSEAELIADVIEAQLPAGAPVNLATGDGVDVVATLQGLDLRSGVEVLVFDPTGTLVSSVDRAESQGAPTQPGTGNRTVLTDGLSWLWEKLSAPFGSDAADGAPTVEAQLRKMVAGSLTGGTQVHDSLDTAGGTLFSVVTPIMQDGTAVGVVGITSAAGEIDNLVRSERERVLQMFVVATLVSVGLSLVLASTIANPLADLAAAAELGRDRNQRKVNPGRIRIPDLTARPDEIGRLSGALRGMIAALYNRIDGNEQFAADVAHEIKNPLASLRSAVGTLRLIKREDQREKLLDVIDHDVRRLDRLVSDISNASRLDSELVKEEEEPFDLLKMLGNLSEYLGEDAKSKGIDFITDLPAQPLQVHGLEARLAQVFVNLITNAISFCEDGDAIRVWARKKENRVLVVVEDTGPGIPDQALSKIFKRFYSQRPEEHFGNNSGLGLAISKQIVEAHGGVIWAENIRPTDADISSEPLGARFVVGLPV encoded by the coding sequence ATGGCGCTGGCCGAAAGGGACTTCTTGCGGGACATTGCACAACCTCCATCGCGTGACGGGGACGTTGTGCTTGGCGACGACTGGGTCGCGCCCGACCGGTCGGAAACCGGCAAGGAAATCCGGGCGAACCGCGCGCGGCGCGGGCTGTTGTCGCTGCGTGCATCGCCATTGACGCGCAAGATCATCACTTTCAACCTGATTGCGCTGAACGTATTGGTCGCAGGCATTCTATATCTGAATTCCTCGCGTGACAGCCTTGCGGTGCAGCGCGCCACGTCGATGGTCAGCGAAGCCGAGCTGATCGCAGATGTGATCGAGGCGCAATTGCCCGCAGGCGCGCCTGTTAATCTGGCCACCGGCGATGGCGTTGATGTTGTGGCAACCCTGCAAGGGCTGGACCTGCGCAGCGGGGTTGAGGTGCTGGTGTTCGATCCGACCGGCACATTGGTGTCCAGCGTTGATCGCGCGGAAAGCCAAGGTGCCCCCACGCAACCCGGCACAGGGAATCGTACGGTTCTGACTGACGGACTCAGCTGGCTTTGGGAAAAACTGTCCGCGCCTTTCGGATCTGACGCCGCCGATGGCGCCCCCACGGTCGAAGCGCAACTGCGCAAAATGGTCGCTGGCAGTCTGACCGGTGGCACCCAGGTGCACGACAGTCTTGATACCGCAGGCGGCACCCTGTTCAGCGTTGTCACGCCCATCATGCAGGATGGCACGGCTGTGGGTGTGGTTGGCATTACGTCTGCGGCGGGCGAGATCGACAATCTGGTCCGCAGCGAGCGCGAGCGCGTGTTACAGATGTTCGTGGTCGCCACGCTGGTGTCCGTGGGCCTCAGTCTTGTGCTGGCCTCTACCATTGCCAATCCGCTGGCCGATCTGGCCGCTGCCGCTGAACTGGGCCGTGATCGCAATCAACGCAAGGTCAATCCCGGTCGCATTCGTATTCCTGACCTGACTGCTCGTCCCGACGAGATTGGCCGCCTGTCCGGCGCGCTGCGCGGCATGATTGCCGCCCTCTATAACCGCATCGACGGCAACGAACAGTTTGCAGCCGACGTGGCCCACGAGATCAAGAACCCTCTTGCGTCCTTACGCTCGGCTGTCGGAACGCTGCGCCTGATCAAACGCGAGGACCAGCGCGAAAAGCTGCTGGACGTAATTGATCACGATGTGCGTCGCCTTGACCGTCTGGTCAGCGACATTTCCAACGCTTCGCGGTTGGATTCCGAACTGGTCAAGGAAGAAGAAGAACCTTTTGACCTGCTCAAGATGCTGGGCAATCTCAGCGAATATCTGGGCGAGGATGCCAAATCCAAAGGCATCGACTTTATCACAGATCTGCCCGCGCAACCCTTGCAGGTACACGGGCTGGAGGCGCGGCTGGCGCAGGTGTTCGTTAACCTGATCACCAATGCGATTTCCTTTTGCGAAGACGGTGACGCCATCCGCGTCTGGGCACGCAAGAAAGAAAATCGCGTGCTGGTGGTGGTCGAGGATACCGGCCCCGGCATTCCTGATCAGGCGCTGTCGAAAATTTTCAAACGCTTCTATTCCCAGCGCCCAGAAGAGCACTTTGGCAACAACTCCGGCCTTGGCCTTGCCATCTCAAAGCAGATTGTCGAAGCGCATGGTGGCGTGATCTGGGCCGAAAACATTCGTCCTACTGACGCGGATATCAGCAGCGAACCTTTGGGTGCGCGTTTCGTCGTGGGCCTGCCGGTCTGA